Proteins from a single region of Mucilaginibacter daejeonensis:
- a CDS encoding ORF6N domain-containing protein, translating to MSKIYLIRGQKVMLDADLAELYGTETKKLKQQVNRNLERFPSHYMFELTKEENEILRSQFVTLKRGEHSKYLPYVFTEHGILMLSNILKSQRAIAVSIQIIDIFVKLRETLAGQSDIWLEIERIKSALTKQDGKIDLLFKYLDELLQQHY from the coding sequence ATGAGCAAAATATATTTAATAAGAGGCCAAAAGGTAATGCTTGATGCTGACCTTGCTGAACTATACGGAACCGAAACAAAAAAACTAAAGCAACAAGTCAACCGTAACCTTGAGCGCTTCCCTAGCCATTATATGTTTGAACTAACCAAAGAGGAAAATGAAATTTTAAGGTCACAATTTGTGACCTTAAAGCGAGGTGAGCACTCGAAGTACCTTCCCTATGTATTTACGGAGCATGGAATTTTAATGCTATCGAACATTTTAAAGAGTCAAAGAGCAATTGCGGTTAGCATTCAGATCATCGACATCTTTGTTAAACTTCGCGAAACTTTAGCGGGACAAAGTGACATTTGGCTAGAGATTGAAAGGATCAAGTCAGCGTTGACAAAGCAAGATGGAAAAATTGACTTACTATTTAAGTACTTAGATGAGCTTCTTCAGCAGCATTATTAA
- a CDS encoding L,D-transpeptidase scaffold domain-containing protein has translation MIATYSTLKRTSLYAFYCAVLALVLASCNKHKRSDMANTIYKVNKNKAFNKVTPEGFDPVFKKVLAERKKRFNHPEVITAFYEQNGYDPVLVLDHMEGEDLKTLASYLNKSGEHGLDPKMFQAKQLNDLVNKFYSKDAIKTTDEAYQTMAELEASLANALINYTNALQYGVISPRKIYARYYTETKRPDSVSMKKVFGIADMKTFLDSIQPKDPQYIALQKALASNIQVQGQSAEETDRLLKVNLERLRWKNKPNADKYVIVNIPDYRLDVVQGGKSVMNMKVCVGEGRNVDKQADLTEYDESDKVDRPFSRETPQLNSMIYTAQVNPVWNIPKSIATKEIMVQAAQDPYYLSNHNMDAYKGGKMVEDPETIDWGSVNPDEYSFKQRPGDDNALGKIKFLFKNKSSVYLHDTPAKLAFDRPMRAVSHGCVRVERPLDLAQALYGDGSKFETIKKDMESGSSEPHNVDLSNKVPVYLTYVTCWVDSSGTLQFRKDVYGLDAVLLAHLNKYLTA, from the coding sequence ATGATAGCTACTTACTCTACGTTGAAGCGCACCTCGCTTTACGCATTTTACTGTGCCGTACTTGCCTTAGTGTTGGCAAGCTGTAATAAGCACAAACGATCAGACATGGCCAACACCATTTACAAGGTGAATAAGAACAAGGCCTTTAACAAAGTGACTCCTGAAGGCTTCGACCCGGTATTTAAAAAGGTACTGGCCGAACGCAAGAAACGCTTCAATCACCCCGAAGTGATCACCGCCTTTTATGAGCAAAATGGCTATGATCCGGTGTTGGTATTGGACCACATGGAAGGTGAAGACCTTAAGACGCTGGCCTCATACCTGAACAAGTCTGGCGAGCACGGACTTGACCCAAAGATGTTCCAGGCAAAACAACTGAACGACCTGGTGAACAAATTTTACAGCAAAGATGCGATCAAGACCACCGACGAGGCTTACCAAACTATGGCCGAGCTGGAGGCTTCATTGGCCAATGCACTGATCAACTACACCAACGCTTTACAGTATGGTGTGATCAGCCCGCGTAAGATATATGCGCGTTACTATACCGAGACCAAACGTCCAGACAGTGTATCGATGAAAAAGGTGTTCGGCATAGCCGATATGAAGACCTTTTTAGATAGCATACAACCCAAAGACCCGCAATACATCGCTTTGCAAAAAGCACTGGCGAGCAACATTCAGGTGCAAGGCCAAAGTGCCGAAGAGACCGACCGTTTGCTGAAAGTGAACTTGGAACGCTTGCGTTGGAAAAACAAGCCTAATGCCGACAAATATGTGATCGTTAATATCCCTGATTACCGTTTGGATGTGGTACAAGGCGGTAAATCGGTCATGAATATGAAGGTTTGTGTGGGTGAAGGCCGTAATGTTGATAAGCAAGCCGACCTTACCGAATATGACGAAAGTGATAAAGTGGACCGTCCGTTCTCGCGTGAAACGCCTCAACTGAACAGCATGATCTACACCGCTCAGGTAAATCCGGTATGGAACATCCCTAAAAGCATTGCCACCAAAGAGATCATGGTGCAGGCTGCACAAGATCCATACTACTTATCGAACCACAACATGGACGCTTACAAAGGTGGCAAAATGGTTGAGGACCCAGAGACCATTGACTGGGGTAGCGTGAACCCCGACGAATATAGTTTCAAGCAACGCCCAGGCGATGACAACGCCTTAGGTAAGATCAAGTTCCTGTTCAAAAACAAAAGCAGCGTTTACCTGCATGATACCCCAGCCAAGCTCGCCTTTGACCGCCCGATGCGTGCGGTAAGCCATGGTTGCGTGCGCGTGGAGCGCCCGCTTGATCTGGCTCAAGCATTATATGGTGACGGAAGCAAGTTCGAGACCATTAAGAAAGACATGGAAAGCGGCAGCAGCGAACCTCATAACGTGGACCTTAGCAATAAGGTGCCGGTATACCTGACCTATGTTACCTGCTGGGTCGATAGTTCAGGTACCTTGCAATTCCGTAAGGATGTGTATGGTTTGGATGCCGTTTTGCTGGCTCACCTGAACAAATACCTGACCGCATAA
- the alaS gene encoding alanine--tRNA ligase — MTAQQIRQAFLDFFASKGHVIVPSAPIVVKNDPTLMFTNAGMNQFKDVFLGEADAKAPRVADTQRCLRVSGKHNDLEEVGVDTYHHTMFEMLGNWSFGDYFKKEAIEWSWELLTSVYGLQKDRLYVTYFEGDEKEGLVKDQEAYDLWKQFVAEDHILPGNKKDNFWEMGETGPCGPCSEIHYDGRTDEERAKVSGATLVNADDPNVIEIWNNVFMQFNRLKDGSLQPLPARHVDTGMGFERLVRVLQGKTSNYDTDVFMPLIQFLSEKSDKNYNAAATPGTEGWNEAVAMRVMADHIRAISFAIADGQLPSNNKAGYVIRRILRRAVRYAYQYLGFKEPFLNQLVPLLADQFQGVFDELYSQKDFVQKVVLEEEVAFLRTLQNGITQFEQVVSGANDKVIGGAFAFELSDTFGFPLDLTELMARERGFTVDVDGFNQALQQQKDRSRAATAIDTGDWTVIRDEDSVEFTGYDETEAIAHIVKYRKVKAKGKEQYQIVLDKTPFYAESGGQVGDTGDLVFPDGEIVKVTDTKKENGLIVHFTDVLPKSLNDALTAIVDEERRSSIESNHSATHLLHAAMKQVLGAHVNQKGSLVNADYLRFDFSHFSKVTDEEMAQIEAIVNQKIRDNIALKEERSVLYAEAITSGVTALFGEKYGEYVRVITFDDDFSKELCGGTHVKATGQISYFKIVAESAVAAGVRRIEAITGIAVANYINEQTQLVSQLKDLLKNPKDIAKSVESLLDENTRLKKEIERSVLEKAAGLKTELAAKAEQLNGINLIAERVQLPNAEAIKNLAYQLKDIVTDLYCVLVADIDGKPNITVMIAENLVKDKGLNAGNIVRELAKEVQGGGGGQPFFATAGGKDVSGLDRVLERAKTFIS, encoded by the coding sequence ATGACGGCTCAACAGATACGCCAGGCTTTCCTGGACTTTTTTGCTTCTAAAGGACATGTGATCGTGCCATCGGCACCCATAGTGGTCAAGAACGACCCAACACTCATGTTCACCAACGCGGGCATGAACCAGTTCAAAGATGTGTTTTTGGGTGAAGCCGATGCCAAAGCGCCGCGCGTTGCTGACACCCAACGTTGTTTGCGTGTATCAGGCAAGCATAACGATCTTGAAGAGGTGGGAGTAGATACTTATCACCATACCATGTTCGAGATGTTGGGCAACTGGAGCTTTGGCGATTACTTTAAGAAGGAAGCGATCGAGTGGAGTTGGGAATTGTTGACCAGCGTATATGGTCTGCAAAAGGACCGCCTGTACGTGACCTATTTTGAAGGTGACGAAAAGGAAGGATTAGTTAAAGATCAGGAAGCTTATGATCTGTGGAAACAGTTCGTAGCGGAAGACCACATCTTACCGGGCAATAAGAAAGATAATTTTTGGGAGATGGGGGAGACAGGTCCTTGCGGGCCATGTTCAGAGATCCATTATGACGGCCGCACCGATGAGGAGCGTGCCAAAGTAAGCGGCGCCACGTTGGTAAATGCAGATGATCCGAATGTGATCGAGATCTGGAACAATGTGTTCATGCAGTTCAACCGTTTAAAGGACGGCTCATTGCAGCCACTGCCGGCCCGCCACGTGGATACCGGCATGGGCTTTGAGCGTTTGGTGCGCGTGTTGCAGGGCAAGACCTCTAACTACGATACTGATGTTTTTATGCCGCTGATCCAGTTCTTGTCAGAAAAGAGTGACAAGAACTATAATGCTGCTGCCACTCCCGGCACTGAAGGCTGGAACGAAGCTGTGGCCATGCGTGTGATGGCCGATCACATCCGTGCTATCAGCTTTGCCATTGCCGATGGTCAGCTGCCATCAAACAATAAAGCGGGTTATGTGATACGCCGCATCTTGCGTAGGGCAGTACGTTATGCTTATCAGTATTTAGGTTTTAAAGAACCGTTCCTGAACCAATTAGTGCCATTGTTGGCCGACCAATTCCAAGGCGTTTTCGATGAGTTATACTCTCAGAAAGACTTTGTACAAAAGGTCGTACTGGAGGAAGAGGTCGCCTTTCTACGCACCCTTCAAAACGGTATCACGCAATTTGAGCAAGTGGTATCTGGCGCGAACGATAAGGTCATTGGGGGAGCGTTCGCGTTCGAACTTTCTGACACATTTGGTTTCCCACTGGATCTTACTGAACTGATGGCCCGCGAGCGTGGTTTTACGGTAGATGTAGATGGTTTTAACCAAGCACTTCAACAACAAAAAGATCGCTCACGTGCTGCTACGGCTATTGATACAGGCGATTGGACCGTGATAAGAGATGAGGATAGCGTAGAGTTCACTGGTTATGATGAGACCGAGGCCATCGCGCACATCGTTAAATACCGTAAGGTGAAGGCTAAAGGGAAAGAACAATACCAAATCGTGCTGGACAAAACCCCTTTTTATGCTGAAAGTGGCGGCCAGGTAGGCGACACTGGTGACCTGGTATTCCCTGACGGCGAGATCGTGAAGGTGACCGATACTAAAAAGGAGAACGGTTTGATCGTGCATTTTACAGATGTGCTGCCTAAAAGCTTGAATGATGCGCTGACGGCCATCGTTGATGAAGAACGCCGTTCAAGTATCGAGAGCAACCACTCGGCCACGCACTTGCTGCATGCGGCCATGAAACAGGTATTGGGTGCCCATGTCAATCAAAAAGGGTCTTTAGTGAATGCCGACTACCTGCGTTTCGACTTTTCACACTTTAGCAAGGTGACCGATGAGGAAATGGCACAGATCGAGGCCATCGTTAACCAAAAGATCAGAGATAATATCGCCTTAAAAGAGGAGCGAAGCGTACTTTACGCCGAAGCCATCACCAGTGGAGTTACTGCACTGTTCGGCGAAAAATATGGTGAGTACGTGCGCGTGATCACTTTTGATGATGATTTTTCGAAAGAGCTTTGCGGTGGAACGCACGTAAAGGCTACAGGTCAAATTTCCTATTTCAAGATTGTGGCCGAGAGCGCTGTAGCTGCTGGTGTACGACGCATAGAGGCCATTACCGGCATAGCGGTGGCTAATTACATCAATGAGCAAACTCAATTGGTAAGCCAGTTGAAAGATTTGTTGAAGAACCCTAAAGACATCGCCAAAAGCGTAGAAAGCCTGCTTGATGAGAACACTCGTTTAAAAAAGGAGATAGAACGCTCTGTACTGGAAAAGGCCGCAGGTTTGAAGACCGAACTGGCAGCAAAGGCAGAACAGCTGAACGGTATTAATCTAATAGCTGAAAGGGTACAGTTACCTAATGCCGAAGCGATCAAGAACCTGGCTTATCAACTGAAAGATATCGTTACTGATCTTTACTGTGTATTGGTTGCCGATATAGATGGCAAACCGAACATCACGGTGATGATTGCCGAGAATTTAGTGAAAGACAAAGGCCTCAACGCGGGCAACATCGTGCGCGAATTAGCCAAAGAGGTTCAGGGTGGTGGTGGCGGTCAACCTTTCTTTGCTACCGCAGGTGGTAAAGATGTAAGCGGTCTTGATCGTGTGCTCGAAAGAGCCAAGACTTTTATTAGTTAA
- a CDS encoding mandelate racemase/muconate lactonizing enzyme family protein, whose product MPLLVNRPHVYIKHIDIYRFSIPMEPFAIATGTMHYAQNVLIKVHTDAGFYGVGECSAFPMIVGETQETCLAMARDFARLWEGKDALDIPARLKQLHDLTAGNYTIKSAFDMALYDIAAKNAGLPLYQFLNGTRREVETDITIGIADPDLMARKAVDLKLSGAKTLKIKLGKDARLDAVRIQKIREAVGPEMKIRIDANQGWSYEDAVYALQAIGPYDVEFCEQPMRTWNNDMLPELMQRSPVKIMADESVYTHHDARVQIKTGSCHYINIKLAKSGGIHEALKIHDLAAQHGIPCMMGGMLESRIALSAMLHLVYACPNIQFYDMDTCMIGHLEDPCIGGVTYEGYHLNIDDTPGIGADAKADFLERSNSLVTL is encoded by the coding sequence ATGCCCCTACTAGTGAACCGTCCGCACGTCTACATCAAGCATATCGATATTTATCGTTTTAGCATTCCTATGGAGCCATTTGCTATTGCTACCGGCACCATGCATTACGCACAGAACGTGCTTATTAAGGTACATACTGATGCCGGATTTTATGGGGTTGGCGAGTGCTCGGCATTCCCTATGATAGTCGGTGAAACGCAGGAGACCTGCCTGGCCATGGCACGCGACTTCGCCCGCTTGTGGGAAGGAAAGGACGCGCTGGATATTCCGGCAAGGTTAAAGCAATTACATGACCTCACCGCCGGTAATTATACCATCAAGAGCGCGTTCGACATGGCCTTATATGATATAGCGGCCAAGAACGCAGGCTTGCCACTATATCAATTCCTGAACGGCACCCGCCGAGAGGTGGAGACCGACATTACCATAGGCATTGCCGACCCAGATTTGATGGCACGTAAAGCCGTCGACCTTAAATTAAGCGGTGCCAAAACTTTGAAAATCAAGTTAGGCAAGGATGCCCGACTTGACGCCGTACGCATTCAGAAGATACGTGAGGCCGTTGGCCCCGAGATGAAGATACGTATAGATGCTAATCAGGGCTGGAGCTATGAAGATGCGGTATATGCGCTGCAAGCAATAGGCCCATACGACGTAGAGTTTTGCGAGCAGCCGATGCGCACCTGGAACAATGATATGCTGCCAGAGTTAATGCAGCGATCGCCAGTGAAGATCATGGCTGATGAAAGTGTATACACGCATCATGACGCACGGGTGCAAATCAAGACCGGCTCATGCCATTACATCAATATCAAACTGGCTAAATCAGGCGGCATACACGAAGCTTTGAAGATACATGACCTGGCCGCACAGCACGGCATCCCCTGCATGATGGGTGGTATGCTGGAAAGCCGTATAGCCTTAAGCGCGATGTTGCATTTGGTATATGCCTGCCCTAACATCCAATTTTATGATATGGATACCTGCATGATCGGTCACTTAGAGGACCCTTGTATCGGCGGGGTCACTTATGAAGGTTACCACCTCAACATTGACGATACGCCTGGTATTGGAGCTGATGCCAAAGCTGATTTCCTGGAAAGATCTAATAGTCTCGTTACCCTTTAA
- a CDS encoding site-specific integrase, whose amino-acid sequence MKAINTFSVHFNLRTEKGKEGKAPVYAAIKVNGEKAMLALKQSVATRCWDVRKGMGKTTTAEGRELNIYLEEVRQVLGECYRELQLKRRVISADAVKNAFLKSGDDEHTLEEIAEYHNETSQGVLAPATMKNYYTTQKYLREFVSNKLKRRSFFLSELNYKFIQDFEVFLRNHQPVDHQKPLTTNGIMKHLERFKKMINLACRIEWLYRDPFEKYQLKFDRVEKDFLTSDELAALEQKHLLLPRLSVVRDIFVFACYTGLAFVDVMELTPDNLVKGQDGGLWIKTFRQKTTIPVNVPVLNEPERLLMKYKGNVRAAANGTIFPKLSNQKMNSYLKELAELCGINKVLTFHMARHTFATTVTLVNGVPIETVSKLLGHTSMRSTQVYAKVIERKVSEDMAALKGKLKGLSVA is encoded by the coding sequence ATGAAAGCGATCAACACATTCAGTGTCCACTTCAATTTGCGGACAGAAAAAGGCAAAGAAGGAAAAGCGCCGGTTTATGCGGCAATTAAAGTCAATGGAGAGAAAGCCATGCTGGCACTCAAACAGAGCGTTGCTACAAGGTGCTGGGACGTTCGGAAAGGTATGGGCAAAACGACGACCGCTGAAGGCAGGGAGCTCAACATCTACCTGGAAGAGGTAAGACAGGTATTGGGAGAATGTTACCGGGAGTTACAACTCAAAAGGCGTGTGATCAGTGCCGATGCGGTTAAGAACGCTTTTTTGAAAAGTGGTGATGATGAACACACCCTTGAAGAAATTGCTGAGTATCATAATGAAACTTCTCAAGGTGTACTTGCTCCAGCGACCATGAAAAATTACTACACTACCCAGAAGTACTTGCGGGAATTTGTGAGTAACAAGTTAAAGAGAAGATCATTCTTTTTATCAGAGCTCAATTACAAGTTTATTCAGGATTTTGAGGTATTCCTTCGCAATCACCAGCCGGTCGATCATCAAAAGCCATTAACAACCAACGGGATTATGAAGCATCTTGAACGGTTCAAAAAGATGATCAATTTGGCTTGCCGGATCGAGTGGTTATACCGTGACCCTTTCGAAAAGTATCAATTGAAATTTGATCGCGTGGAGAAAGACTTTTTAACCTCTGACGAGCTGGCTGCACTGGAGCAAAAACATCTGCTACTACCTCGATTGAGTGTCGTAAGGGATATATTCGTATTTGCCTGCTACACCGGGCTCGCCTTCGTCGATGTGATGGAGCTTACGCCAGACAACCTGGTTAAAGGGCAGGACGGCGGATTGTGGATCAAGACTTTTCGCCAGAAGACCACCATCCCCGTCAATGTTCCGGTACTCAACGAACCAGAGCGGTTATTGATGAAATACAAGGGAAACGTACGAGCAGCGGCGAATGGAACGATCTTCCCCAAATTATCCAATCAAAAAATGAATAGCTACCTCAAAGAACTTGCTGAACTATGTGGGATCAACAAAGTCCTCACCTTTCATATGGCCAGGCACACTTTTGCAACTACGGTAACGCTCGTAAACGGAGTGCCAATAGAGACGGTCAGTAAGCTTCTTGGTCATACATCAATGCGTTCGACACAAGTCTATGCGAAAGTTATCGAAAGGAAAGTGAGTGAAGATATGGCAGCGTTGAAAGGTAAGCTTAAAGGTCTGTCGGTCGCTTGA
- a CDS encoding TPM domain-containing protein — protein MQLFGYVLRMAMLLSLTLNLEFSYAQQKYKVDDIPNPRELHQGSVSDPDGILTSSETVSLNSIIDTMEAKTGVQTAIVVIHDLPENDDEFDAAVELFRKWGIGKKYADNGLLLMVVIDRHRYRFVTGYGVEGLLPDHDLQLIGENDLVPAFKQKEYGQGIIAAMETVAAYLQQPANHKELQALLHKKGVSNFDLPTFLILSAITSLVFILMIGYIVKKSPAVPKNKTKNSNSYQMWSAGMGIALFLIVLVVLIVSGFTKFAMWDGSSTMSGVIIVGCLFAVITLLFYIGSLGVVRKAHFDDLNFYNAKQRYIKATWWAAIFSPLIIVVLIIESLKRKKYTERFTPLLDENGNTLQRVDRDQNIDGTPYLSEGQRKEEELGVYQYDIWLAPDPSGETKIIQQKADNYGKYTVCPQCNFKTMKKPELKTIVSPTRSRQGQGKKIAVCQNCKHEEVITTVVIPMLTSNSSSSSSSSSSGSSSSSSYGGGSTGGGGAGGSW, from the coding sequence ATGCAGCTTTTTGGATATGTACTGCGTATGGCGATGCTCCTATCGCTGACCCTAAACCTTGAGTTTAGTTACGCGCAACAAAAGTACAAGGTGGATGATATACCCAACCCACGTGAGCTACACCAAGGATCCGTGAGCGACCCCGACGGTATCCTCACATCATCAGAGACCGTTTCGCTGAACAGCATCATTGATACCATGGAAGCAAAGACCGGTGTACAGACCGCCATTGTAGTGATCCATGACCTGCCCGAGAACGACGATGAGTTCGATGCAGCCGTAGAGCTATTCCGCAAATGGGGCATCGGTAAGAAATACGCAGACAACGGATTGTTATTGATGGTGGTGATCGACCGGCACCGCTACCGCTTCGTGACCGGTTACGGCGTGGAGGGTCTGTTACCTGACCACGACCTGCAACTGATCGGTGAAAATGACCTGGTACCTGCTTTCAAACAAAAAGAGTATGGCCAAGGCATCATAGCTGCTATGGAAACGGTAGCCGCATATTTGCAGCAACCGGCTAATCATAAAGAACTTCAAGCTTTACTCCATAAAAAGGGCGTTAGCAACTTTGACCTCCCCACATTTCTGATCTTAAGTGCCATAACGAGCCTCGTGTTCATACTGATGATAGGCTATATTGTAAAAAAAAGCCCTGCAGTACCGAAAAACAAAACGAAGAATAGCAACTCATATCAGATGTGGAGCGCTGGTATGGGTATCGCGCTATTTTTGATCGTATTGGTCGTGTTGATCGTATCCGGATTTACCAAATTTGCAATGTGGGATGGATCAAGCACTATGAGTGGTGTGATCATCGTCGGCTGCTTGTTCGCAGTAATAACGCTGCTTTTTTATATAGGTTCCCTGGGCGTTGTAAGGAAGGCCCATTTTGATGATCTTAACTTTTACAACGCTAAACAGCGATACATCAAAGCCACCTGGTGGGCAGCCATTTTCTCCCCTCTTATTATAGTTGTTCTCATCATAGAGTCGTTAAAGCGAAAGAAGTATACCGAGCGCTTCACACCGTTATTGGACGAAAACGGCAATACCCTTCAACGCGTGGACCGTGACCAAAACATAGATGGTACCCCTTACCTATCAGAGGGGCAGCGCAAGGAAGAAGAGCTTGGTGTGTATCAATACGACATTTGGCTGGCACCGGATCCATCAGGTGAGACTAAGATCATCCAGCAGAAGGCCGACAACTACGGCAAGTACACGGTGTGTCCACAGTGCAACTTCAAGACCATGAAAAAGCCGGAATTGAAGACCATTGTGAGCCCTACCCGCAGCCGGCAAGGACAAGGCAAAAAGATCGCGGTATGCCAAAATTGCAAGCACGAAGAAGTGATCACGACGGTGGTGATACCGATGCTAACCAGCAACAGCTCATCCTCGTCCAGCAGTAGCAGCAGTGGTTCGTCATCTTCCAGCAGTTATGGCGGCGGTAGTACCGGTGGTGGCGGTGCAGGTGGCAGCTGGTAA
- a CDS encoding DinB family protein, with amino-acid sequence MSNTNELEVWLRGPLPDVPPLLQPVAHALLQAREEVDRLMADLDENLLWERPAGLASPGFHLQHMKGVLDRLFTYARGEMLTGDQLAYLKSEGQPPEDDQVIELLVRAFNGQVEAAIQQLIATDTTTLTQAREVGRAQVPSTVIGLYTHSAEHTMRHLGQLLVTVKVLKG; translated from the coding sequence ATGTCGAATACGAATGAACTTGAAGTTTGGCTGCGCGGGCCTTTACCTGACGTGCCGCCACTACTGCAACCCGTTGCTCATGCCTTGTTGCAGGCCCGTGAAGAAGTTGACCGGTTGATGGCAGACCTTGATGAGAATCTATTATGGGAACGTCCCGCCGGGCTGGCGTCGCCAGGCTTTCATCTGCAGCATATGAAGGGCGTACTTGACCGGCTTTTTACTTATGCACGCGGAGAGATGCTCACGGGGGACCAACTGGCTTACTTGAAAAGTGAAGGGCAGCCGCCAGAAGACGATCAGGTGATCGAACTTTTAGTGCGGGCTTTTAATGGTCAGGTGGAAGCTGCCATACAACAGCTGATCGCTACTGACACCACTACGCTTACCCAGGCAAGGGAAGTGGGCCGTGCGCAAGTGCCATCGACCGTGATCGGCTTGTACACCCATTCGGCCGAACATACCATGCGCCACCTTGGCCAATTGCTGGTTACAGTAAAAGTGCTTAAAGGGTAA
- a CDS encoding DUF4290 domain-containing protein, producing the protein MALKNTPGDFDYNSTRSKLLLTEYGRNVQNMVKYIVNLPTKEERNRYANVVIELMGFLNPHLRDVADFKHKLWDHLHIISDYKIDVDSPYPVPSPEAIHIRPEPLGYPHQRIRYKHYGKTIELMIAKAKSIEEPARRQHMVQAIANFMKMAYVQWNKDSVADESILADLRELSNGDLKLEDNVNLNRVEFRNPVQNTRANNQSRGGGQQNRGGGQQNNNRGGGQQNNNRNQQNRNNQNRNNGKKY; encoded by the coding sequence ATGGCTCTCAAAAATACGCCCGGCGACTTTGATTATAACTCGACCCGCAGCAAGCTCTTACTTACCGAATATGGCCGTAATGTGCAAAATATGGTCAAATACATCGTTAACCTGCCCACCAAAGAGGAGCGTAACCGCTACGCCAATGTGGTGATCGAGTTAATGGGTTTTTTAAACCCTCACCTGCGCGATGTGGCCGATTTTAAGCATAAACTGTGGGATCACCTGCACATCATCTCTGATTACAAGATCGATGTGGATTCGCCATACCCGGTACCATCGCCTGAGGCCATTCATATCAGGCCTGAGCCGCTGGGTTATCCTCATCAGCGCATTCGCTACAAGCATTACGGCAAGACCATCGAACTGATGATCGCCAAAGCCAAAAGCATCGAGGAGCCGGCACGCCGCCAGCACATGGTACAGGCCATTGCCAACTTCATGAAAATGGCTTATGTGCAATGGAACAAGGATTCGGTGGCTGACGAAAGCATTCTGGCCGATCTTCGTGAACTATCCAACGGTGACCTTAAACTGGAAGATAACGTGAACCTGAACCGCGTAGAGTTCCGTAACCCGGTACAGAATACCCGGGCCAACAACCAAAGCAGGGGAGGCGGTCAGCAGAACAGAGGAGGCGGTCAGCAAAATAACAACCGGGGCGGTGGTCAGCAAAACAACAATCGCAACCAGCAGAACCGCAATAATCAGAACCGTAATAACGGAAAGAAATACTAA